A region of the Oceaniferula marina genome:
ATTCATGGCAGCTCCCGACGACGTCGAAACACTCACCAAACAATGCAAACTCGGCGTTTACAATCTGCTGCGGGCTCATTTGGCCGAAACCACCGCCTTCAGCCCCTTACCCGAAGCCGATCCAGACACACCCGCTGAGCTACGCCTGAACTCCCACATCACCCGTTTCATGTGGCGCGAATTCGCCAACAGCCTAAACTCGAACTGACAACAGTTGAGTAGCTCGCTGAGAGATTGCCCCCCTACTCACAAGTCTGCACCCCGGGAACAATCGCGGGGAAAAACAACGGGGACGAAAAAACGAACTCCCTAAATACAGTAAACACCGTAAAATAAACCACCCCGGAAGCATACAAAGCACGCGCCCGGGGTGAATGGAATCGGTTCAGGCCGATAGACCTTGCTTAGCCTGTGTAGGATTGCTCCACGCGCTGGGCAACGTCACGGTATCCGTAATCGACTTCGTAAATTTGCTTAAAGCTGTCCAAGGCCGCTGAGGCATCACCCGTCTCCTCATGGATGAGCCCTTTTTCATACAGCACTTCTTTTTTGGTTCCGTCCATGCTGAGCAGATCCTCCAGGGCATCTGAAAGCTGCTTGATCGCCAAATCATACATGTTTTTAGCTTTAAATGTTCGCCCAAGCAAAAGCAGCACGCGGGTCCGAATATGCGGGTTCCGGGTGGCTTGCTGCAAATGTGGAATCGCAGCACTGAAATCACCGGCATTGTAGAGAGCCAGACCGAGCTCATAACGAAGCTGCGGATCGGTCGGGTTGCGATCCACCCGCTCCTGGGCCTCACTCACCTGTTCACTCGTGCGATCACTCACCAACGCTTCATACTGCTGGCGCAGTTCCTCGTTATCGGGGTCGGCAGCACAAGCCTCCCTGAGTTGAGTGATCTGATACTCAGCCGCCTTGTCTTTCATATACGCCGCTTTGTTTTGCAAAGCCACGTCCTTTTGACTCAATTCAAAGGCATACTGGAAAAACGAATAGGCATTGGGCCAGTCTTCCAACTGCTCGTATAGATCGGCAATTTCTTTGACCAGTGCCAGGTTCTGATTATCTCCGGCATAGTCTTCAGACAGTCGGGCCAGCTTTTCCATCATCTGATCCCGGGTCATCGCCGCACGGTTCGCAGACTCGAGCTCCGCGGCATCATCGCCACTTCGCATCACATCACGAAAACTTTCAGCCTCCTCCCACTTCTGCTTCTTCATCGAAGCCCGGGCCGTGGCATCCTTGGACCCCTTCACCGCATCCATATCGGTGACGTCCTGTTTCACAATGTCGTTGTAAACATCCGCGGCCTTGTCGGGTTCATCACGGGCCAGATAATGCTCCGCCAGTTTGTGCAGCAACTTGGTATTCTCAGGGGCACCACTACGGACCGTTTCAAGTGCGAACGCTGCAGTATCAAGCATGTTCAGACGCATGGCGTTATCGAACAACAAATCATTCGCCCCTCCATCAAAGGGGGCCTTTGCCAACTCCTCCTCCAACGCACCCAAAGCAGCCATGGGATCTTTTTTCCCCTGGTTCTGGATTTTCATCAAGGTCACGGAGGAAACGCCCCCCCCGCCCATTCCGAACAAACCCTTTTTCTTTTTGCTACCAGCCGTATCGGCAGCCGCACTGTTCCGAGCCAAGCGCCGAGCATCCAAAAAACCGGGTGTATCTTTTAACACAACCAAACATAGCTTGATTGCATAGGTGAAATTGCGCTGCTCAAAAGCACTCTGAGCCTTCAACCACAAGGCCTTGATATCAGAGGAAAGTTGGGCTTCAGTTAATTCGGTAGGTGGATTCGATTCTTCACTCATAGTCAGTCACTCGTTGAATTCTTTTCGCTGGATGATTCCAGTCTCATTGAACGCGTTGCATCATGTCCAAATGAGACGCCTTGGCAAGCTCACTTCCCACAATTCATTTAGATTTTTTTGTGCATCTACAATGACGTCACAAACAAGATCGCAGACAAGCGGATCCTTTCAACTTGACTTCCCTAGAAAATACAAGAGGGTCCCTGCAATGCGTATCTTTGGTTCCGCCCTGATCATGATTCTTCTCGTCACCGCCTACGGGCGCTGTGTCACGGATCAGTTCGGGATCTTTGGCCCAAGCCAATCCGTCTGCTGCCAGTTGACCTGCCATGAAGAACAGGCTGAAGAACAAGATGCTGCAACACCTCAACAAGGGAGCCTCGCCCACCACGATCACGACCACACTCATGATCACAGCCACGCGCCAGGTGACGCCCCGTGTTCCCCCACGGAAGACAATGAGCCCAAACCTGAGGAAAACCCATGCCAATTGTGCTTCATCCTCGATAGCGACAGCATGCTGCCCAGCCAGGACCTCAAGGTCCCCAGCCCTTCCCTGACCGATCTCTGCGGCCTTCAATGGATCTCACCCTTCGACGGAATTTTACCCAATGGTGGACCTCCGGCAGAATCGCAGAACCGCCCCCCGACCAATTTCCCCGATGACACCGATGAGCAAGACTCCCAGCTCAAACAGCAACATCGGAAAAACACTCCCGTCCGAGGCCCCTCCCTCGTTTGATCCCAAGGCCGTCACTCTCGATTGAGTTGACCAGTGCCTGATTCACGTCAACGAAGCCGAACCATGGTTCCGCTTTGCCTTTAAGCTGCGGCCTTCCTGTTCCGAGACCTCTTCTTCAGAGATCAAACCCAATTTCTCCATGTCTTTTTTTACCTGTTTTACCCACCGTTTCATCAAAGTCCCCCTTCGCCGACCAAGCTTCCTGAGCCTTGCTTTACTCACTCTGACCTCAAGCACCAGCCTCGCATCCGAGGCGCTCATCATCTCCCTTCATTCCATACCCGACCGGATCCGCAAACAAAACCCGGAACTGAATGCGGCCCGATACCGCATCGCCGAAGCCCGCGGGCGACTGCACCAGTCTGGCAGGAAAAGCAACCCGGAACTCGATATCGACTTCGGTCACAATGCCGATTTCCGCGAACGAAGCCTGACCGTCGGGATTTCACAAAAATTCCCACTCACCAACCGCCTGGCACTTGAAAAATCGGTCTCGACCACCGCCCTCGAAGGCGCCCAGGCCGAGGTCCGTGACGTAGAACGAAGGTTGATCGCCGAAAGCAAACAAATCCTGATCAAAACCCTCGCCATCCGCCGCCAGAAAGCGCTACTCCAACAACAGGCCAAGGTCGCCGAACAACTCGCCTCCTTCATCGGCGAAGCCGCCAAAAAAGGAGAAGGCTCCAGCCTCGATGCCGGACAAGCCAAACTCGAAGCTGCCCAGTTCATCAACCGCATTCGTCAACTCGACGCCGAAGCGGCAAGCCTCGCCGGAACCCTCAAACCGCTACTCGGCATGCCAAGCACCGCTCCCCTCGTGGTCAGCGGCAGCCTGCCGGAAATCCCACTCCCCAAACGTTCATCCGACACCACCCGCCGCCCGGACCTGCAGGCGGCTCGCCTTGCTGTCCGTGAAGCCAGCGAGTCAGCCGCTCTGGAACGCAGCAAATGCCAGGAAGATATCGAGCTATCCTTTTCCGGAGGATTAGAACGCAGTGAGGATGCTCCGGAAGGTTACGACACGGAGGCCATTTTCAGCTTTGGTGTTAGCATCCCCCTTCCTTTCTGGAATAAAAATGAAGGGGCCATCCAGGAAGCTGAGGCCAGGGCCATGAGAAAATCCCATGAGGCCAAAGCCCTCGACTCATCCATCCGTCACGAAGCCGCCACCGCTTATGCCGAAATGAGAGAGTGGGCCAAGCTGGCATCCGAGATCACCACCACCCTGCTCCCACTGGCAGAACAACAAGCCAAACTCGCCGACCAAGCATACCGAGAGGGCCAGGGAGACCTTCAGGCAAGCCTGAGAACCCGCGAACAACTGCTCGAACTCGCATCCTCGCGACTGGACGCATTGCGCGATTTTCATCTGGCAAAAACACGCTACGAATCAGCACTCGGACGCTAAAACGCCTCATTACCATTCATCCACTTTTTTACCATGAACGCATCTCTTTGTCACATTCTCACAATCATCGGGCTCGGTCTCTGCACCTCATTCGGTGCCGAATCCTCCGAAGACCCATCCAACTTTATCTCCCTGCGCCCGGAAGGTGTGCGCAACCTTGGCATCGAATACCGTGAAGTCGAAGTCAAGGATTTCGAACGAACCATCTTCGCTATCGGAACCATCCGTGAAATCCCCAGTAACCACTCGGTTCTCAGCTCCCGAATCGCAGGCCGAATCATCGACGTCAAGGCCTTCGAAGGCGACCAGGTCAAAAAAGGTGATGTTCTGGTCAAGGTGGAAAGCCGCCAACCCGGTAGTCCACCACCAGTGATCGAACTCAAAGCGCCTCGCGACGGACTGATCTTCACCAGCCATATCAAACTCGGAGAACCCGTCGAACCGGCAAACGAACTCCTCGATATCATGGACCTCCGCGAAGTCTGGGCCACGGCCCAGGTCCCCGAAGATGCCGTCAGCCAGCTCAAACCCGGCACCAAAGCCCATATCCGAATTCCGGCACTCGGAGGGGTCAATATCGATGGTGAATTGTTCCGCTTCGATACCAAAGCCGACAGCAAAGGCGGCACCATCGGGGCGATTTTCCGCGTCCCGAACAAAGACAACCGCCTCCGCCCAGGTATGCGTGCCGAATTCTCAATCGTGACCTCCAGTCGGAAAAATGTCATGGCCGTCCCAAGGGAAGCCCTTCAAGGGGATGCATCCAACCGCGTCGTCTATGTCAAACACATCGAAATCCCGAATGCCTTCAAACGACTCCCCGTACAAACCGGGGAAAAAAATGACCGCTATGTCGAAATCATCAGCGGCCTGTTTGAAGGCGATGAAGTAGTCACCACCGGCTCCTACGCTCTGAGTTTTGCCTCGGGCTCCGGCCTATCCTTAAAAGAAGCGCTCGATGCCGCCCACGGCCACGAGCACAATGAGGACGGATCAAAAATGACCGAGGAACAGCTCGCAGCAAAAAAAGGAACAGAAGCGGAGCAACCGTCCGCCTGGACCCAACCGCTCACCTTGTTGTTCATGGCTAGCTCCGCCATCTTGCTGGCTTTGCTCATCATCAGTGGCATCCGCCAGGCAAAACCATCCCAAGCCTGATGTAACCTAACCAGCCCACCTGTTGAATCATTCACTTCACCCACTATGCTCAACAAGCTCATCCGATTTTCCCTGGCGCACCGAGGACTGATCCTCGCCGTCGCCATCACTCTGTTAGGAACCGGTTACTACCGCGCCACCCAACTGCCGATCGAAGTCCTCCCCGACCTAACAAAGCCAACAGTAACCATCCTTACCGAAGCCCCGGGCCTCGCGCCCGAAGAGGTTGAGACGCTGGTCACCGTGCCACTCGAAAACAGCCTGATGGGCGTTACCGGAGTCACCCGCTTACGCGCAACCAACGACGTCGGGCTCTCCCTCATCTTTGTCGAATTCGATTGGGGAACGGACATCTATCAAGCACGCCAATTTGTTCAGGAACGTTTACTGGGAACCACCGAATCCTTACCCAACGGAGTCACACCTTACATGACACCGGTCGCCTCCCTGATGGGCAACATCATGCTACTGGGCATCACGGACCCCAGTGGCGAGATCGAACCTCGGGACCTTCGAACCCTGGCGGACTGGACCATTGCCCGCCGCATTCAAGGGATTCGGGGGATTGCCGAGGTGCTGGCGATGGGAGGTGGGATCAAACAACTACAAATCCAACCTGACCCCGACCGCATGCTCTCCCACGGTGTCAGTTTCGACGAACTCCGTCAGGCCGCATCCGAAGTCGTCAGCAACACCACCGGTGGATTCCTCACGGAAAGTTCACAGGAAATCATGGTCCGCAACCTTGGTATGACCACTGACCTCGATACCATTGGCAGCACCGAAGTCCGCAGGGTCAACAACCGGTCCATCCGCATCAAGGATGTCGCCACCGTAGCATGGGACACCGAACCCATGCGCGGTGATGCTTCTGCCAATGGCCACCGAGGAGTGGTCCTCAGCATCACCAAATCACCCGGCTTTGACACGCTCAACCTAACCAAGGAAGTAGAAAAGGCATTGAGGGACATCGAACCCAACCTACCCGGCAACGTCACACTGACACCGATTTACAAGCAGTCCGAGTTCATCAACCTCTCCTACGAAAACCTCATTGAAGCGCTCTGGTTAGGTGGCTTCATGGTCTGTATCATCCTGTTTCTTTTTCTCATGAATGTGCGGGTCACTCTGATCACCCTCACCTCCATCCCTCTATCTCTCGGGATCGCCGTGATCGTTTTCGACCTCTTCAAGCTCAGCGTCAACTCGATGACTCTGGGTGGACTCGCTGTAGCGATCGGCATGGTCGTGGACGATGCCATCGTCGATGTGGAAAACGTCTTCCGCAGGTTGAAGGAAAACGCCCGCAAGGAATCGCCAAAACCCAAGCTTGAGGTGATTGCCTCCGCTTCATCCGAGGTCCGAAGCTCGATTCTTTACGCGACCGTTCTGATCATTCTCGTGTTTGTTCCCCTGCTGGCACTCAGCGGTGTCGAAGGACGACTTTTTACACCGATTGCCATCGCCACCATTGTCAGTATGGCTGCCTCCTTTCTGGTATCCCTGACAGTCATCCCCGTGCTTTCCTCCCTCTTACTCAACCCGAAGGGCAAGAAAAAGCATAAGGACAGCTCACTGGTAAGGCTGATGAAATGGATCCTGAAACACACATGGCTCAGGCTCGCCTTGAACCAACCATTGGCCGTGATCGCCATCGCCCTCACTCTGCTTGTCGGTGCCGGGCTCCTCTATCCTCAAATGGGAAATAACTTCCTGCCAGCGTTCCGTGAACCCACCTACGTCATTGCCACAACCACCGCTCCGGGAACCTCCCTCAAACAAACAACCGAGTTGGCGGACACCGCAAGCAAGGTCATCATGCAAATTGAAGGAGTCAAAACCGTTGGCTACCGAGCCGGACGGGCCGAACGGGGTGACCATGTTGTTCCCGTATCCACTGTTGAATTTGAAGTGGATATCGACCCTGAAAGCTCGCGCACCCGGAACGAAATCCTCGATGATATCCGCGAGGCCATGAGCCCGGTTCAAATGCCCGGCACCTTCTCCGCGATCAGCAGCCCACTGGCCGACCGCATCGGCCACATGCTCAGCGGCGTCTCGGCAAAAATCGCCATCAAAATCAAAGGAAATGACCTCGAACAATTACGAAAAATTGGCAATGAAATCCAAGCCGTTGCCCGGACCATCCCCGGGCTGGAAGAAGCCCGGGTGGAGCAACAAGCACCGATCCCGCAATTACGCATTGAAGTCGACCGGGAACGTGCCCAGGCATACGGAATCACACCTGGAGCATTGAACGAACGACTGGCCACACTGCTGGGAGGAGAAGCCGTTGCAGAAATCTACGAAGGACAACGGATCTACGATGTTGTCGTTCGCTTGCCACTCGAATGGAGGGAGTCCCCCGAGCGCCTGGCCAACATGTATATCGACACCTCAAGTGGACAACGCGTCCCCCTGAAAAACCTCGCAGACATCCGCCAAGCGAAGGGTCCCAACACCATCAAACGAGAAAATACCCAACGCCGTTTCGTCGTGAGTATCAACCCAACAGCCGGCGATCTGGTCCCTCTGGTGGAAGAACTCAAACAACGCATCGGAGATGAAGTTTCTCTCCCCGACGGGTATTTTGTCAGCTACGAAGGTGAATATGTCGCCCAGCAAGATGCATCACGGCGCATCGCCATCATGTCGGTTCTGGTATTACTTGTCGTTGCCTTTTTACTCTACAGCTACTTCGGCACCCCGGTTTTCACCTTTCAGGTGCTGGCCGATATTCCAATCGCCTTGGTAGGAGGCATCGTGCTCACCTATCTCACGCTCAACAATATCAGCATCGCCACCCTGGTTGGGTTTATTGCCATCGCCGGGATTGCCGCGCGAAACAGCATCATGATGATTTCCCACTACCTTCACCTGATGCGCCACGAGGGAGAAGGCTTTACCCGACAAATGATCGAACGTGGAACCCTCGAACGTCTCGTCCCGGTCTTGATGACCGCCCTGTCCGCCGGCATTGCCCTCTTACCGCTGGTTGCCAACCTCGGCTTCCTCCCTGGACTGCCAGACTCCAACCCGGCCGAGGCCCCCGGTAAGGAAATTCTCAACCCAGTCGCCATCGTCATTGTTGGAGGACTGGTAACCTCCACCCTGCTTGGCCTTGCCGTCACCCCCGCAGTCTTCTGGCTCTTCGGCCGTAAGGCGGCCCTGAAAGCAGTCAAACAACAAAGCCCCGCCACCCAATAACGACCAACAACAAAGAACCGTTTATTCAGAACCAACAACCAACAACAAAGAACCATGAAAACAAGCCATATCCTAACAGCAAGCCTCACAGCCCTGACAGTCACCCTCAGCTCCTGCGGTGAAAAAAAGACAACGGAGACTAAAAAAGCGGAGAAAGAACACGACCACAGTAACTGTGACCACGATCCAAAAGCCACGACAGGCGGCAGCCACGACCACGATGGCGATGGCGAAAACCATAAAGAACACGCCGGCTCCAGCGCTCATGATCATGATGATCACGGCCACAGTCACGACAAAAAAGTTGCCGGTCCTAACGGAGGCCGCGTCATCACGGTGATCGAGCCCCACGCTGAGTTTTTAGTGACCCCCGAACGCAAAGTGAGAATCACATTCCTAAACGAGGAAAACAAAGCGGTCGCTCTGGGTGAGCAAAGTGTGAGAATGGTCTGTGGAGACCGAAATCATCCAAGCAACATCAGCTTCAGCAAAGAAGCTGACGGTATGTCTCTGCTCTCAAACGAAACCTTACCCAAGGGAAACCAATATGATACTCATGTCACCTTCAAGATGACAGCCGAGGCCAAACCTGCCCGGGCAAAATTCAGTTTAAACATGAACCCGTGCAGCACCTGTGATCATCTCGAGTATGCCTGCACCTGTGCGCACGCCCATTAAACAGGCCCGATCAACATCAAAAGCGGAGTGCTGCATGCACTCCGCTTTTTTCCCGGCAGGTCACCCGAGGGGAACCTTCGATCCTATCTCCCAATATCAACCATTTTTATAAGCAGAGATATGATCGACCTCGAGTGAGAATGTCCCAGATTTTTTATCATAGAGCATAAAACCGACACTGGTAATGTTCTTCGGCTGTAAACGGAGCCCTGGGATTCTCTTACCAAAGGATGTCGCATAAAACTTGTTGAAGGGAACTCGCACGGTCACCCACTGGTCCTTGACCGTCTGCACCGGATGCCAGAATGCCAACATGTTCCGATTATTGGCACGTGAAGTAAGATAATATTTCCTACCGTCACCCTTCACCTTGATTTCAAATCCATTGTAATCGGACAGGTCATGACGCTTGCCGTAGGTGCGGATCGACGAAAATCCTCCATTATTCTCCAGAGAAATATCGCCTTTGAAGAATAAGGTTTGTTTGTCTCCAATACTATAGCTTCCTCTGGATATGCCCCCCATCACACCATCATTGACGGTTCGCCAGCTCAAGGAACGTTGATTATTTTCAAAATCAGCAAGCACAAGGGCCTTACTTTCACTGGCGGAGGCAAGGATGCCTGCGTTGAACATCATGAGGATACTTACAAAGAGTGGTGTTTGGTTCATTGTTATTGTGGGGTTGATGTCTATATTTTGTATACTTTTAACAACCCGTCAACTTCTTTTGTCTATTTTTTTTCTATATTAGTCACTTTTATAGTGCAAATTCAACTTCCTGTGTTTATTTTCTGTCTAGAAAAAACCCATCATCATCATGCATACTCACGGAATTAAAGTAGCGGTCATGGTCACCGGACTGAGTGATCACGTTCTGCGCGTCTGGGAAAAACGCTACGGAGCCGTCACCCCCAAACGAACCGAAACCAACCGCCGGCTCTACTCGGATGCAGACATCGCGCGACTGCAAACCCTCGCAACTCTGGTCGAAAAGGGATATGCCATCAGCCAAATCGCCAAACTCAAGGACGCCGACCTGCATGACTTGCTCGGTTCTGTAGCGTCCAGCAATGAACGCCGAGAACTGGAACGCAACACGGACCAAAGCAAGCAATTCATTCAACAGGCCGTTTCAGCCATCCGGCAGTATGATCAAAAGCGCCTCGAATCCATTTTTGACGAGGCTTCTTTACGACTTGGCTACTCGGGCTTGCTCGAACTGGTTATCATCCCCGTTATGCAACATGTCGGTGACGATTGGGCCAACGGCCGCCTGACAAGTGCCGGAGAACACGCGGCCACCAGCTTTGTCAAAGAATACCTCGCGCACAGTGTCAGATCCTTTGCCATCGAGGAACACGCTCCCGTGCTGGTTGCCACCACACCGGCCGGACAAATGCACGAGCTCGGAGCTTTCATTGGATCTTGCCTCGCCCGGAAAAACGGTTGGAAAATTGTCTATCTGGGTCCCTCCCTCCCAGCCGATGAAATTGCGGGTGCGGTCATCGAGGCCAAGGCCGACGCACTGCTGCTTAGCATCGTCTATCCCATTGACGACCCCAAAATGGACAGTCAACTCATCCGCCTGAGAAAACAACTCCCTGAACAAACTCCGATTCTAGTCGGAGGAAGCCAGGTGGCCAACTACGAACGCTCGCTCACCGATATCCAGGCAACCCACATCCCCACCCTCTCCGGCCTGCAGGCTGAACTGCAAAA
Encoded here:
- a CDS encoding TolC family protein, translated to MSFFTCFTHRFIKVPLRRPSFLSLALLTLTSSTSLASEALIISLHSIPDRIRKQNPELNAARYRIAEARGRLHQSGRKSNPELDIDFGHNADFRERSLTVGISQKFPLTNRLALEKSVSTTALEGAQAEVRDVERRLIAESKQILIKTLAIRRQKALLQQQAKVAEQLASFIGEAAKKGEGSSLDAGQAKLEAAQFINRIRQLDAEAASLAGTLKPLLGMPSTAPLVVSGSLPEIPLPKRSSDTTRRPDLQAARLAVREASESAALERSKCQEDIELSFSGGLERSEDAPEGYDTEAIFSFGVSIPLPFWNKNEGAIQEAEARAMRKSHEAKALDSSIRHEAATAYAEMREWAKLASEITTTLLPLAEQQAKLADQAYREGQGDLQASLRTREQLLELASSRLDALRDFHLAKTRYESALGR
- a CDS encoding MerR family transcriptional regulator; this encodes MHTHGIKVAVMVTGLSDHVLRVWEKRYGAVTPKRTETNRRLYSDADIARLQTLATLVEKGYAISQIAKLKDADLHDLLGSVASSNERRELERNTDQSKQFIQQAVSAIRQYDQKRLESIFDEASLRLGYSGLLELVIIPVMQHVGDDWANGRLTSAGEHAATSFVKEYLAHSVRSFAIEEHAPVLVATTPAGQMHELGAFIGSCLARKNGWKIVYLGPSLPADEIAGAVIEAKADALLLSIVYPIDDPKMDSQLIRLRKQLPEQTPILVGGSQVANYERSLTDIQATHIPTLSGLQAELQKIRESRLV
- a CDS encoding tetratricopeptide repeat protein, with amino-acid sequence MSEESNPPTELTEAQLSSDIKALWLKAQSAFEQRNFTYAIKLCLVVLKDTPGFLDARRLARNSAAADTAGSKKKKGLFGMGGGGVSSVTLMKIQNQGKKDPMAALGALEEELAKAPFDGGANDLLFDNAMRLNMLDTAAFALETVRSGAPENTKLLHKLAEHYLARDEPDKAADVYNDIVKQDVTDMDAVKGSKDATARASMKKQKWEEAESFRDVMRSGDDAAELESANRAAMTRDQMMEKLARLSEDYAGDNQNLALVKEIADLYEQLEDWPNAYSFFQYAFELSQKDVALQNKAAYMKDKAAEYQITQLREACAADPDNEELRQQYEALVSDRTSEQVSEAQERVDRNPTDPQLRYELGLALYNAGDFSAAIPHLQQATRNPHIRTRVLLLLGRTFKAKNMYDLAIKQLSDALEDLLSMDGTKKEVLYEKGLIHEETGDASAALDSFKQIYEVDYGYRDVAQRVEQSYTG
- a CDS encoding CIA30 family protein yields the protein MNQTPLFVSILMMFNAGILASASESKALVLADFENNQRSLSWRTVNDGVMGGISRGSYSIGDKQTLFFKGDISLENNGGFSSIRTYGKRHDLSDYNGFEIKVKGDGRKYYLTSRANNRNMLAFWHPVQTVKDQWVTVRVPFNKFYATSFGKRIPGLRLQPKNITSVGFMLYDKKSGTFSLEVDHISAYKNG
- a CDS encoding efflux RND transporter permease subunit — its product is MLNKLIRFSLAHRGLILAVAITLLGTGYYRATQLPIEVLPDLTKPTVTILTEAPGLAPEEVETLVTVPLENSLMGVTGVTRLRATNDVGLSLIFVEFDWGTDIYQARQFVQERLLGTTESLPNGVTPYMTPVASLMGNIMLLGITDPSGEIEPRDLRTLADWTIARRIQGIRGIAEVLAMGGGIKQLQIQPDPDRMLSHGVSFDELRQAASEVVSNTTGGFLTESSQEIMVRNLGMTTDLDTIGSTEVRRVNNRSIRIKDVATVAWDTEPMRGDASANGHRGVVLSITKSPGFDTLNLTKEVEKALRDIEPNLPGNVTLTPIYKQSEFINLSYENLIEALWLGGFMVCIILFLFLMNVRVTLITLTSIPLSLGIAVIVFDLFKLSVNSMTLGGLAVAIGMVVDDAIVDVENVFRRLKENARKESPKPKLEVIASASSEVRSSILYATVLIILVFVPLLALSGVEGRLFTPIAIATIVSMAASFLVSLTVIPVLSSLLLNPKGKKKHKDSSLVRLMKWILKHTWLRLALNQPLAVIAIALTLLVGAGLLYPQMGNNFLPAFREPTYVIATTTAPGTSLKQTTELADTASKVIMQIEGVKTVGYRAGRAERGDHVVPVSTVEFEVDIDPESSRTRNEILDDIREAMSPVQMPGTFSAISSPLADRIGHMLSGVSAKIAIKIKGNDLEQLRKIGNEIQAVARTIPGLEEARVEQQAPIPQLRIEVDRERAQAYGITPGALNERLATLLGGEAVAEIYEGQRIYDVVVRLPLEWRESPERLANMYIDTSSGQRVPLKNLADIRQAKGPNTIKRENTQRRFVVSINPTAGDLVPLVEELKQRIGDEVSLPDGYFVSYEGEYVAQQDASRRIAIMSVLVLLVVAFLLYSYFGTPVFTFQVLADIPIALVGGIVLTYLTLNNISIATLVGFIAIAGIAARNSIMMISHYLHLMRHEGEGFTRQMIERGTLERLVPVLMTALSAGIALLPLVANLGFLPGLPDSNPAEAPGKEILNPVAIVIVGGLVTSTLLGLAVTPAVFWLFGRKAALKAVKQQSPATQ
- a CDS encoding efflux RND transporter periplasmic adaptor subunit gives rise to the protein MNASLCHILTIIGLGLCTSFGAESSEDPSNFISLRPEGVRNLGIEYREVEVKDFERTIFAIGTIREIPSNHSVLSSRIAGRIIDVKAFEGDQVKKGDVLVKVESRQPGSPPPVIELKAPRDGLIFTSHIKLGEPVEPANELLDIMDLREVWATAQVPEDAVSQLKPGTKAHIRIPALGGVNIDGELFRFDTKADSKGGTIGAIFRVPNKDNRLRPGMRAEFSIVTSSRKNVMAVPREALQGDASNRVVYVKHIEIPNAFKRLPVQTGEKNDRYVEIISGLFEGDEVVTTGSYALSFASGSGLSLKEALDAAHGHEHNEDGSKMTEEQLAAKKGTEAEQPSAWTQPLTLLFMASSAILLALLIISGIRQAKPSQA